A single Corallococcus exiguus DNA region contains:
- a CDS encoding carboxypeptidase-like regulatory domain-containing protein, protein MKPWLGGAAPTVVALLAFLLWRSQDASYGTGSAPSPNASAASLVARTTRLTTAPGSTGTARITGRVQGTHGPAGGVRVFASRAEPEVTLSERSCPPSEDAPAESPRRLMQCWNEAFDELVDQVDKREGEAPTVAETTSAEDGTFVLEGLPEGTVTLQASSGQDVAMRPDVTTGQQDVVLVLEEGAFFEGIVLDGPTGTEPIEGARVTVFSHEHTRFFPATSGANGRYRIGPVPPADYGILVTAAGRGPNLRMNADPLEEDTFILDRPAKYAGTVVTAKGAPAPGVSVRLYTPSAAPESRTALTDAQGRFSFPSFEDVPGQLFAETAAHDGLAHLWTGPREDIVLTLGPGMILQGNVSDEGGRPIPGARVMADPWDANAPSPRGQTVTDAKGHYRLGPLFRLPHFVAVRAAHYTDVEPEHQELGGVQETLDFTLPRAVSVEGVVVDEAGKPLAGREVRLHPEATPDPSMDLVTDHAQTDEAGRFTLDAVEAGTVWLDVDDATFVPQRFAVELPSRDTRLVLRRGVRVSVTVLSALGAPVRNAQVKLWKRDARGESDHAGVTHARGQVTLQGVAPGAYVAEATVSERAVDVHVAQPLEVQAGAAASATLRLEQGRLLRGLVVSPQGLPLSGVAVRAELLDADRPRYRGEPSSMSVPPEGIRTDAEGRFTLRSLSTARYALITRHPGHVIDASLSQGTTPGEDKTVVVRGDTGEVRLVLRRIPHLRGQVVAEAGATLEWFEVNGNRYTQPDGRFDQPLYEATGPQRFVVRAKGFATVDRTVTPDGENDVDLGTLTLTRGRTVRVLLRDAATGEPFTGRVRGDSGQWATIATGYRIHGEGVADGPPYLPATGAVPRKDGSLLLENLPTTAFTLEVDTQLHLPTRATVGAAEDSITLSLDSGARVTGHVRDARGQPVDVQLTFTRSDGLTLQRYPSTGAFTLRAIPPGLYTVNAWMENGPRDTVFQPRTVRVPPSGDVTLTFDALGTGATVTLRLPEDVDTAFLLSGQAPAPDSGRAFEHLSLQQYPGEEWTGTSVTFRRVPAGHYTVIAGNRGKDRIHREELDVPAEGTLSRDVKPVWMPLAR, encoded by the coding sequence TTGAAGCCTTGGCTGGGAGGGGCCGCGCCGACCGTCGTCGCGCTCCTCGCCTTCCTGCTGTGGAGGTCCCAGGACGCGTCCTACGGAACGGGCTCGGCGCCGTCCCCCAATGCCTCCGCCGCAAGTCTGGTGGCGCGCACCACCCGGCTGACCACCGCACCAGGTTCCACGGGCACCGCGCGCATCACGGGCCGCGTACAAGGCACCCACGGACCGGCCGGGGGCGTGCGCGTGTTCGCATCCCGCGCGGAGCCCGAGGTCACGCTGTCGGAGCGCTCGTGTCCTCCTTCCGAGGATGCACCCGCTGAATCTCCGCGCCGGCTGATGCAGTGCTGGAACGAAGCCTTCGACGAACTGGTGGATCAGGTGGACAAGCGTGAGGGCGAAGCCCCCACTGTCGCGGAGACCACCAGCGCGGAGGACGGCACCTTCGTCCTGGAAGGACTTCCCGAGGGAACGGTCACGCTCCAGGCCTCCAGCGGCCAGGACGTGGCGATGCGCCCTGACGTGACGACGGGCCAGCAGGACGTGGTCCTCGTGCTCGAGGAAGGGGCCTTCTTCGAGGGCATCGTCCTGGACGGGCCGACGGGAACCGAGCCCATTGAAGGAGCCCGCGTCACCGTCTTCTCCCATGAACACACGCGCTTCTTCCCTGCGACCAGCGGCGCGAACGGACGCTACCGCATCGGGCCCGTGCCTCCGGCAGACTACGGCATCCTCGTCACGGCCGCTGGCCGCGGCCCCAACCTGCGCATGAACGCGGATCCGCTGGAGGAGGACACCTTCATCCTGGACCGCCCCGCGAAGTACGCAGGCACGGTCGTGACGGCGAAGGGAGCTCCCGCGCCCGGCGTCTCCGTCCGGCTGTACACGCCCAGCGCCGCGCCCGAGTCGCGCACCGCCCTCACGGATGCGCAGGGGCGCTTCTCTTTTCCCTCCTTCGAAGACGTGCCCGGGCAGCTCTTCGCGGAGACGGCGGCACATGACGGTCTGGCCCATCTCTGGACGGGGCCCCGCGAGGACATCGTCCTCACGCTCGGGCCCGGCATGATCCTCCAGGGCAACGTCAGCGATGAGGGCGGAAGGCCGATTCCCGGCGCTCGGGTCATGGCGGATCCCTGGGATGCGAACGCGCCGTCACCGCGCGGGCAGACCGTCACGGATGCGAAGGGCCATTACCGCCTGGGCCCGCTCTTCCGGCTGCCGCATTTCGTGGCGGTTCGCGCGGCGCACTACACCGACGTGGAGCCAGAGCACCAGGAGCTTGGCGGCGTCCAGGAGACCCTCGACTTCACGCTGCCGCGAGCCGTCTCCGTGGAGGGCGTCGTCGTGGACGAGGCAGGCAAACCGCTCGCGGGCCGCGAAGTCCGGCTCCATCCAGAGGCGACGCCGGATCCATCCATGGATCTCGTCACGGACCACGCCCAGACGGACGAAGCCGGACGGTTCACCCTGGACGCGGTGGAAGCAGGCACCGTGTGGCTGGACGTCGACGACGCGACCTTCGTCCCGCAGCGCTTCGCCGTGGAGCTTCCGTCACGGGACACGCGGCTGGTGCTGCGCCGGGGTGTCCGCGTCTCCGTCACCGTCCTGAGCGCTCTGGGCGCACCGGTCCGCAATGCACAGGTGAAGCTGTGGAAGCGCGACGCGCGCGGCGAATCCGACCACGCCGGGGTCACCCACGCGCGCGGACAGGTCACACTCCAGGGAGTGGCCCCCGGCGCCTATGTGGCGGAGGCAACGGTCTCGGAACGGGCCGTGGACGTGCACGTCGCCCAACCGCTGGAGGTCCAGGCGGGGGCAGCGGCGTCCGCCACGCTGAGGCTGGAGCAGGGCCGGCTCCTGCGGGGCCTCGTCGTGAGTCCCCAGGGCCTGCCCCTGTCCGGTGTCGCCGTCCGCGCGGAGCTCCTGGACGCGGATCGGCCCCGCTACCGTGGCGAGCCATCCAGCATGAGCGTGCCCCCCGAGGGCATCCGCACGGATGCCGAAGGCCGCTTCACCCTGCGCTCGCTGAGCACGGCCCGCTACGCGCTCATCACGAGGCATCCGGGGCACGTCATCGACGCCTCCCTGTCACAGGGCACCACTCCTGGCGAGGACAAGACCGTGGTGGTCCGAGGCGACACGGGAGAGGTCCGGCTGGTGCTGCGACGCATTCCGCACCTGCGGGGCCAGGTCGTGGCGGAAGCCGGCGCGACGCTGGAGTGGTTCGAAGTGAACGGCAACAGATACACCCAGCCGGACGGCCGCTTCGACCAGCCCCTGTACGAAGCCACCGGACCGCAGCGGTTCGTGGTGCGCGCCAAGGGCTTCGCGACGGTGGATCGCACCGTCACGCCGGACGGAGAGAACGACGTGGACCTGGGCACGCTCACGCTGACGCGGGGCAGGACGGTGCGGGTGCTCCTTCGCGATGCCGCGACGGGCGAGCCCTTCACCGGACGCGTGCGCGGTGACTCCGGGCAATGGGCGACCATCGCCACCGGCTATCGGATCCATGGCGAAGGCGTCGCGGACGGACCGCCCTACCTGCCCGCCACCGGGGCGGTGCCACGAAAAGATGGCTCGCTGCTGCTGGAGAACCTGCCCACCACCGCGTTCACGCTCGAAGTGGACACCCAGCTTCACCTGCCGACGCGGGCGACGGTGGGCGCAGCGGAAGACAGCATCACGCTCTCGCTCGACTCCGGCGCCCGCGTGACGGGCCACGTCCGCGATGCGCGAGGCCAACCCGTGGACGTCCAGCTCACCTTCACGCGCTCGGACGGCCTGACGCTTCAACGCTATCCCAGCACCGGGGCCTTCACCCTCCGGGCCATTCCTCCAGGGCTCTACACGGTGAATGCCTGGATGGAGAACGGACCGCGCGACACCGTCTTCCAGCCCCGCACCGTGAGGGTGCCTCCCAGCGGCGACGTCACCCTCACCTTCGACGCCCTGGGCACCGGCGCCACCGTCACGCTGCGGCTGCCGGAGGACGTCGACACCGCGTTCCTGCTGTCCGGCCAGGCTCCAGCGCCCGACAGCGGCAGGGCCTTCGAACACCTGAGCCTCCAGCAATATCCCGGTGAGGAATGGACCGGCACGTCCGTCACGTTCCGCCGCGTTCCCGCCGGCCACTACACCGTCATCGCGGGCAACCGAGGCAAGGATCGCATCCACCGCGAGGAGCTGGACGTGCCCGCCGAAGGCACGCTGTCCCGCGACGTGAAGCCGGTGTGGATGCCCCTCGCGCGCTGA
- a CDS encoding carboxypeptidase-like regulatory domain-containing protein — translation MGNGRPGGLKPWLGGAALTVVALLAFLLWNTQAPSSAKDSPVPTASSALKPAARAARVTTAPSPAGTARVTGRVLGIHGPAAGVRVSASRVEPGVTLSERSCPNPSGQDDARAPALKSGACSFDSERMQWESVEARDGEAPVFAEAATDEEGRFVLEGLPEGLITLWALGDTGAVSQGGVAVGSIDVTLTLEQGVLFEGTVTDTDRKTPIPDARITLVSRWHTRFFDASTDAEGRFIVGPLPQGEYAAFVTAEGRSPWFQPQVESPTAMTTVVLARALALTGQVLSVEGSPVPGILVHLEGDTATASTQRTTTDGTGRFRFTAPAVLHQLTAEAGGAFATLDVTPPLEHVELRLQPGVFVTGMVRDDTGHPIPNARVETYREDGGPVAAEATTVTDAAGRYQLGPTRPGPHTFRILAAHHLDVELQAQKLQQGMASLDFTLRRALSVEGRVVDTSGAPLEGILLSLSGSFGDGDGIDSGGAQRSDATGHFILDVKRAGTGELSVEDPSFQRQTLAVRVPSRDVVVVLDRGASVSGTVSDSRGLPLRGATVTLGTEAQEDAPYEEPRQALTDEQGRFHLQGIAPGTYLLGAVIRGDLMDASVSQSITFKAREHRDVSLRLEAGRERSGIAVDGKGQPLAGVILIAVFLDSDSSDSLATDDEWPPGLRTGPDGRFTLRGLVAPRYALMAQLPGYTFRPRRSQGGEPAPEFGGIWVDSSEAPLQLVLERDGRIRGRVVEPGGQAVTSFQVTGTNLKDFEQSTGLPDGAFDVPFTASGPDMLTVTAPGFMPLKRPVNLTEGVDVDLGVLTLDPGWTLRLAVHDAETGEALSQLESFRATITEPGDSDVARAMARPRNVALRDGVYTLSQLPPPPFTLSLHSRNARPFEQEVTARVDTLTVALDRAATVRLLAQDTNGTPLPALVSLKEMGRSPMTRYQAPAPKGTLILRGIEPGEYLLDARAADPDEGPRFTPRKVQIPARGEVTFTVEATPP, via the coding sequence ATGGGGAATGGCAGACCTGGGGGGCTGAAGCCTTGGCTGGGAGGAGCCGCGCTGACCGTCGTCGCGCTCCTCGCCTTCCTGCTGTGGAACACCCAGGCGCCTTCGTCCGCGAAGGACTCGCCCGTGCCTACGGCGTCGTCCGCCCTGAAGCCGGCGGCGCGGGCGGCACGGGTGACCACGGCACCGAGTCCCGCGGGCACCGCGCGCGTCACGGGCCGCGTGCTGGGCATCCACGGTCCGGCCGCGGGCGTGCGCGTCTCCGCGTCCCGCGTGGAGCCCGGGGTCACGCTATCGGAGCGGTCCTGTCCCAATCCTTCCGGCCAGGACGACGCACGGGCTCCGGCCCTCAAGAGCGGCGCGTGCAGCTTCGACTCCGAGCGCATGCAGTGGGAGTCCGTGGAGGCCCGCGACGGCGAAGCCCCCGTGTTCGCGGAGGCGGCCACTGACGAGGAGGGCCGCTTCGTATTGGAAGGATTGCCCGAGGGCCTCATCACGCTCTGGGCCCTGGGCGACACGGGCGCGGTGTCGCAAGGTGGCGTGGCGGTGGGCTCGATCGACGTGACGCTGACGCTGGAGCAGGGCGTCCTCTTCGAGGGAACCGTCACGGACACGGACCGGAAGACGCCCATCCCAGACGCGCGGATAACGCTCGTCTCCCGCTGGCACACGCGCTTCTTCGACGCGTCCACCGACGCCGAGGGCCGCTTCATCGTGGGCCCCCTGCCCCAGGGCGAGTACGCCGCCTTCGTCACCGCCGAGGGCCGGTCCCCATGGTTCCAACCGCAAGTCGAATCCCCCACCGCGATGACGACCGTGGTGCTCGCGCGTGCGCTCGCCCTGACGGGACAGGTCCTCTCCGTGGAGGGCTCGCCGGTGCCGGGCATCCTGGTGCACCTCGAAGGCGACACCGCGACGGCGTCCACCCAACGCACCACGACCGATGGCACGGGGCGTTTCCGCTTCACCGCGCCCGCCGTCCTCCACCAACTCACCGCGGAGGCCGGGGGCGCGTTCGCCACGCTGGACGTGACACCACCCCTGGAGCACGTGGAACTGCGGCTCCAGCCCGGCGTGTTCGTCACGGGCATGGTGCGAGACGACACAGGCCACCCCATCCCGAACGCACGCGTGGAGACCTACCGCGAGGACGGCGGTCCCGTCGCCGCCGAGGCAACCACCGTGACGGACGCCGCGGGCCGCTACCAACTGGGCCCCACGCGCCCGGGGCCGCATACCTTCCGGATCCTCGCGGCACATCACCTGGACGTGGAGTTGCAGGCCCAGAAGCTCCAGCAGGGCATGGCGTCCCTGGACTTCACGCTCCGGCGCGCGCTGAGCGTGGAGGGCCGCGTCGTCGACACGTCGGGCGCTCCGCTCGAGGGCATCCTCCTGTCGCTGTCTGGCAGCTTCGGCGACGGTGACGGCATCGACTCGGGTGGCGCCCAGCGCTCGGATGCCACCGGGCACTTCATCCTGGACGTGAAGCGCGCGGGGACGGGTGAGCTGTCCGTGGAGGATCCGTCCTTCCAGCGTCAAACCCTCGCGGTGCGCGTCCCCTCGCGGGATGTCGTCGTGGTGCTGGACCGGGGAGCCTCCGTGTCCGGCACCGTCTCCGATTCGCGAGGGCTGCCGCTGCGGGGAGCCACCGTGACGTTGGGGACGGAGGCGCAGGAGGACGCGCCCTACGAAGAGCCACGTCAGGCCCTGACGGACGAACAGGGCCGCTTCCACCTGCAAGGGATTGCCCCAGGCACCTATCTCCTGGGGGCCGTCATCCGGGGAGACCTGATGGACGCGTCGGTGTCCCAGTCCATCACCTTCAAGGCGCGTGAACACCGGGACGTGTCCCTGCGCCTGGAAGCAGGCCGTGAGCGCTCCGGCATCGCGGTGGATGGGAAGGGCCAGCCGCTCGCGGGTGTCATCCTCATCGCGGTCTTCCTCGATAGCGATTCATCCGATTCGCTAGCCACCGATGACGAGTGGCCTCCCGGCCTCCGCACGGGCCCGGACGGACGCTTCACCTTGCGCGGGCTCGTGGCTCCTCGCTACGCGCTGATGGCCCAGCTGCCGGGCTACACCTTCCGCCCCAGGCGCTCCCAGGGAGGCGAGCCCGCCCCGGAGTTCGGAGGCATCTGGGTGGACTCCAGCGAGGCTCCCCTCCAACTCGTGCTGGAGCGCGACGGACGCATCCGGGGCCGCGTCGTGGAACCTGGAGGCCAGGCCGTCACCTCGTTCCAGGTGACGGGCACGAACCTCAAGGACTTCGAACAGTCCACCGGGTTGCCGGACGGTGCCTTCGACGTCCCCTTCACCGCCTCGGGCCCGGACATGCTGACCGTGACGGCCCCCGGCTTCATGCCGCTGAAGCGCCCCGTGAACCTGACGGAAGGCGTGGACGTGGACCTGGGCGTGCTGACGCTCGACCCCGGCTGGACGCTGCGGCTCGCCGTCCACGACGCGGAGACGGGCGAAGCCCTGTCCCAGTTGGAATCCTTCCGCGCGACCATCACCGAGCCAGGAGACTCCGACGTCGCTCGCGCGATGGCGCGTCCCCGAAACGTCGCCCTTCGCGACGGCGTCTACACCCTGTCGCAGCTGCCGCCCCCGCCCTTCACCCTGTCGCTCCACAGCCGCAACGCGCGCCCCTTCGAGCAGGAGGTGACGGCCCGCGTGGACACGCTCACCGTGGCGCTGGACCGCGCCGCGACGGTGCGGCTCCTGGCCCAGGACACGAACGGCACGCCGCTGCCCGCGCTCGTCTCACTGAAGGAGATGGGGAGATCTCCCATGACCCGCTACCAGGCCCCCGCCCCGAAGGGCACCCTCATCCTCCGAGGCATCGAACCCGGCGAGTACCTGCTTGATGCCCGCGCGGCAGACCCGGACGAAGGGCCACGCTTCACGCCCCGGAAGGTACAGATTCCCGCCCGAGGTGAGGTGACGTTCACCGTGGAGGCCACCCCTCCGTGA
- a CDS encoding M4 family metallopeptidase, translating to MAQSLASLKAQSLQLGLSSRDDFQLSSSSTDAFGQTHARFEQTYQGVPVWGAVAITHQGLSAGDIRITTEGLRKGIRLGVTPALDAKSAAAKATQELAPKGELAVTPKSELIVYPQTRLVNRYPGKPVAEQNAADFDTQVVAYRLAYHVHTELENAKDGVKHTDFIVDAQTGDVLKQWNSLQTAATKGLGHSQYSGDVPLDVFQNAQGLFELRDVTRAGGEGIRTYDVNHAAVQNGVVPTLTLYTDADNVWGDGQNYIVGANNTLSTNGQTAAVDAHFGLLATWDFYKKILGRDGIDGVGSPTYNRVHASNLYNNAFWSDGCFCMSYGDGSFPAAGGFKSLGVLDVTGHEMSHGVTSHTAGLIYDGESGGLNESSSDIFGALTEFWVANGRGSSIGDTGGNWLMGEQLSAFPLRIMFRPSLDGASVDAWFPGLGNIDVHYSSGPMNRAFYFLSQGVQPLAISTDFSSTYLPAGMRGIGNDKAAAIWYRALTVYLFPSSNYLSARTSSLQAAADLFGSQSNEYRAVQNAFAAINVGYTAGTYDDRTAPTVTASVSGSAPDLQLKAQADDNVGVARVEFYVDGALAGNVSAQPFQLLLDATSLTNGAHALVAVAFDAAGNSTASAPASFTVSNSFEQLLINPGFEQDTLGWTDEPSNINFPVASGPRNGQGFAWLNGYGTTHVDRLWQDVTIPAGVTKAALTFFLNISTAETTTTAVRDTLTLQVRDTSGTVLGTVATWSNLDATLGYAQQSVDLTAYAGQTVRIFFEGSENASLATNFQMDDFSLRVIRGADAEAPRAKASVVFSGTRVGYFADVSDNGFVNAVEFLVDGASLGNSVKSFTRAVNLSTLTAGPHTLVARATDADGNVGDSPAVTFYVDTTSTQRVLNPSFETAASWTSATTQSGSTGILSNASFAHTGSRLYIFYTNAGLARHSVRQSVAIPATATSAIFSFWLRMYNGAFSDGLPHHTISAKVRDSAGTELATLKTLSNVDDTGGEYRQHRFDLTAYKGQTVQLFFDADQTAAPQIPGGVTQYFLDDVNLVTSTQADIQAPTLAVAVEGSYGTVQLTASVSDDVWTSSLAFQVDDAPVSSFTDVQGIYATAFDTKTLSNGPHTFKATATDKAGNTTERTVTFEVRNSTVQDQGAPHITASVEGLFETYTMRAEATDDTGVAYVEFYVDGALKGRTSYEPYTLPLFPIPLAPGEHILEAVAYDAYGNWSKASTPFTLLPVTVEFVVAQFVVPVGNSVALQANVANAVNTAVSWSVAEGRVCGTVGTDGVYAAPVARGLCHVSAASVVVPTAKAVAAIQVYTGDINGDNVVDGEDMGLLAQDYGTNGSEETNLDGAGSVNDNDITLFVSQFGR from the coding sequence GTGGCGCAATCCCTGGCAAGCCTCAAGGCACAGAGCCTCCAGCTTGGCCTGAGCTCGCGGGACGACTTCCAGCTGTCCAGCTCCAGCACGGACGCCTTTGGCCAGACGCACGCGCGCTTCGAGCAGACGTATCAGGGCGTCCCCGTGTGGGGCGCCGTGGCCATCACCCACCAGGGACTGTCCGCGGGGGACATCCGCATCACCACCGAAGGCCTGCGCAAGGGCATCCGCCTGGGCGTGACGCCCGCGCTGGACGCGAAGTCCGCGGCGGCGAAGGCCACCCAGGAGCTGGCGCCCAAGGGCGAGCTCGCCGTCACGCCGAAGAGCGAGCTCATCGTCTACCCCCAGACGCGGCTCGTGAACCGCTACCCCGGCAAGCCGGTCGCGGAGCAGAACGCTGCGGACTTCGACACGCAGGTCGTCGCCTACCGGCTCGCGTACCACGTGCACACCGAGCTGGAGAACGCGAAGGACGGCGTCAAGCACACGGACTTCATCGTCGACGCGCAGACGGGCGACGTGCTGAAGCAGTGGAACTCGCTCCAGACGGCCGCCACCAAGGGCCTCGGCCACTCGCAATACAGCGGTGACGTCCCGCTGGACGTCTTCCAGAACGCCCAGGGCCTCTTCGAGCTGCGCGACGTCACGCGCGCCGGCGGCGAGGGCATCCGGACCTACGACGTCAACCACGCCGCCGTGCAGAACGGCGTCGTTCCCACGCTGACCCTCTACACGGACGCCGACAACGTCTGGGGCGACGGGCAGAACTACATCGTCGGTGCCAACAACACCCTGAGCACCAACGGCCAGACGGCCGCCGTCGACGCGCACTTCGGCCTGCTGGCGACCTGGGACTTCTACAAGAAGATCCTCGGCCGCGACGGCATCGACGGCGTCGGCTCGCCCACCTACAACCGGGTGCACGCCAGCAACCTCTACAACAACGCCTTCTGGAGCGACGGCTGCTTCTGCATGAGCTACGGCGACGGCTCGTTCCCGGCCGCCGGCGGCTTCAAGTCCCTGGGCGTGCTCGACGTGACGGGCCACGAGATGTCCCACGGCGTCACCTCGCACACGGCCGGCCTCATCTACGACGGCGAGTCCGGCGGCCTCAACGAGTCCAGCTCCGACATCTTCGGCGCCCTGACGGAGTTCTGGGTGGCCAACGGCCGCGGCAGCTCCATTGGTGACACCGGCGGCAACTGGCTCATGGGCGAGCAGCTCAGCGCGTTCCCGCTGCGCATCATGTTCCGCCCGTCGCTGGACGGCGCGAGCGTGGACGCCTGGTTCCCGGGCCTTGGCAACATCGACGTGCACTACAGCAGCGGCCCGATGAACCGCGCCTTCTACTTCCTGTCCCAGGGCGTGCAGCCGCTGGCGATCAGCACCGACTTCTCCAGCACCTACCTGCCCGCGGGCATGAGGGGCATCGGCAACGACAAGGCGGCGGCCATCTGGTACCGCGCGCTCACCGTCTACCTGTTCCCGTCGTCCAACTACCTGTCGGCCCGCACCAGCAGCCTCCAGGCCGCGGCGGACCTCTTCGGCTCCCAGTCCAACGAGTACCGCGCGGTGCAGAACGCCTTCGCGGCCATCAACGTAGGCTACACCGCCGGTACGTACGACGACCGCACGGCCCCCACCGTCACCGCGAGCGTCTCTGGCAGCGCGCCTGACCTCCAGCTGAAGGCGCAGGCCGACGACAACGTCGGCGTGGCCCGCGTGGAGTTCTACGTCGACGGCGCCCTGGCGGGGAACGTCTCCGCCCAGCCGTTCCAGCTCCTGCTGGACGCCACCTCGCTGACCAACGGCGCCCACGCGCTGGTGGCGGTCGCGTTCGACGCGGCCGGCAACTCCACTGCGTCCGCTCCGGCGAGCTTCACCGTCTCCAACAGCTTCGAACAGCTCCTGATCAACCCGGGCTTCGAACAGGACACCCTGGGCTGGACGGATGAGCCGTCGAACATCAACTTCCCGGTCGCCTCCGGCCCGCGCAACGGCCAGGGCTTCGCGTGGCTCAACGGCTATGGCACGACGCACGTCGACCGGCTGTGGCAGGACGTCACCATTCCCGCCGGCGTCACCAAGGCCGCGCTGACCTTCTTCCTCAACATCAGCACCGCTGAGACGACGACCACCGCCGTGCGCGACACGCTGACGCTGCAGGTGCGCGACACCTCCGGCACGGTGCTGGGGACGGTGGCGACGTGGTCCAACCTGGACGCGACGCTGGGCTATGCGCAGCAGAGCGTGGACCTGACGGCCTACGCGGGCCAGACGGTGCGCATCTTCTTCGAGGGCAGTGAGAACGCCTCGCTCGCCACCAACTTCCAGATGGATGACTTCTCGCTGCGCGTCATCCGCGGGGCGGATGCCGAGGCGCCCCGTGCGAAGGCCAGCGTGGTCTTCTCCGGCACGCGCGTGGGCTACTTCGCGGACGTGTCCGACAACGGCTTCGTCAACGCGGTGGAGTTCCTCGTCGACGGCGCGTCCCTGGGCAACTCGGTCAAGTCGTTCACCCGGGCTGTCAACCTCTCCACGCTGACGGCCGGTCCGCACACGCTCGTCGCCCGGGCCACGGACGCGGACGGCAACGTGGGGGACTCTCCCGCGGTGACGTTCTACGTGGACACCACCTCCACCCAGCGCGTGCTCAATCCCAGCTTCGAAACCGCCGCGAGCTGGACGAGCGCGACGACGCAGTCGGGCTCGACAGGCATCCTCAGCAACGCGTCCTTCGCGCACACGGGCAGCCGCCTGTACATCTTCTATACCAACGCGGGTCTGGCGCGGCACTCCGTCCGTCAGTCCGTGGCCATCCCGGCGACCGCGACCTCGGCCATCTTCAGCTTCTGGCTGCGCATGTACAACGGCGCGTTCTCCGACGGCTTGCCCCACCACACCATCAGCGCGAAGGTGCGGGATTCCGCCGGCACCGAGCTGGCGACGCTGAAGACGCTCTCCAACGTGGATGACACCGGCGGGGAGTACCGCCAGCACCGCTTCGACCTGACCGCGTACAAGGGCCAGACGGTGCAGTTGTTCTTCGACGCGGACCAGACGGCGGCCCCGCAGATCCCGGGCGGCGTCACCCAGTACTTCCTGGACGACGTCAACCTGGTCACCTCGACCCAGGCGGATATCCAGGCCCCCACGCTCGCCGTGGCGGTCGAAGGCAGCTACGGGACGGTGCAGCTCACGGCCTCCGTGAGCGACGACGTCTGGACGTCCAGCCTCGCGTTCCAGGTGGATGACGCCCCGGTGAGCTCCTTCACGGACGTCCAGGGCATCTACGCGACCGCGTTCGACACGAAGACCCTGTCCAACGGCCCGCACACGTTCAAGGCGACGGCCACGGACAAGGCGGGCAACACGACGGAGCGCACGGTGACCTTCGAGGTCCGCAACTCCACCGTCCAGGACCAGGGCGCGCCGCACATCACCGCCAGCGTGGAGGGCCTGTTCGAGACCTACACGATGCGCGCCGAGGCCACCGACGACACGGGCGTGGCGTACGTGGAGTTCTACGTGGACGGCGCCCTGAAGGGCCGGACCTCGTACGAGCCGTACACGCTGCCGCTGTTCCCGATTCCGCTGGCGCCGGGGGAGCACATCCTCGAGGCGGTGGCGTACGACGCCTACGGCAACTGGTCCAAGGCGAGCACCCCCTTCACGCTCCTGCCCGTCACGGTGGAGTTCGTGGTGGCGCAGTTCGTGGTGCCGGTGGGTAACTCCGTCGCGCTGCAGGCGAACGTGGCGAACGCGGTGAACACGGCGGTGAGTTGGTCCGTGGCGGAGGGCCGCGTCTGCGGCACCGTCGGCACGGACGGCGTCTACGCCGCGCCGGTGGCCCGTGGCCTGTGCCACGTGTCCGCGGCGAGCGTCGTGGTACCGACGGCGAAGGCCGTGGCGGCCATCCAGGTCTACACGGGCGACATCAATGGCGACAACGTCGTGGACGGAGAGGACATGGGCCTGCTCGCGCAGGACTACGGCACCAACGGCTCCGAGGAGACCAACCTCGACGGCGCCGGCTCTGTGAACGACAACGACATCACCCTCTTCGTCAGCCAGTTCGGACGGTAA